The following proteins come from a genomic window of Musa acuminata AAA Group cultivar baxijiao chromosome BXJ1-7, Cavendish_Baxijiao_AAA, whole genome shotgun sequence:
- the LOC135679137 gene encoding uncharacterized protein LOC135679137 has translation MRIRKRPSSSTCFSVPSLAPLRVSQDPSLQDHPPNSSAGGPVGERLHPVADLPLDPHELGENPNRGRSVVDPFHSDPYPDAKAPSSSGSVQVPKEVEEEEEVMVDSSERWFAQANGSNRTSVSTGAVASEAAQLGETVSPQKNTRGGDENGNGDGGFEGKLREKEKKVKAKARASSGPASANNNCTSVKDSDKEGCDGGAAVVRAGHGTNVNGKRRRSPAVLMEGSRCSRVNGRGWRCCQQTLVGYSLCEHHLGKGRLRSMSSVRGQLGTSKPKWSIDIRNSSVVPLTSPQKLEEEERKPRKQPAIAFDTGVDNIKEEEEKSRTKRKKTGMVKARSISSLLDNTNHPVLSSSPPQAPEVASLPPCHGSEARSVS, from the exons ATGAGGATCCGTAAAAGaccctcctcctccacctgctTCTCCGTCCCTTCTCTCGCCCCTCTTCGTGTCTCCCAAGATCCATCCCTCCAAGACCACCCACCGAATAGTAGTGCAGGAGGACCTGTGGGAGAAAGGTTGCACCCGGTTGCGGATCTGCCGCTAGACCCCCATGAGTTGGGGGAGAATCCAAACCGTGGAAGATCTGTTGTGGATCCTTTCCATTCAGATCCATATCCAGACGCTAAGGCCCCAAGCAGCAGCGGCAGTGTGCAG GTGCCCaaggaggtggaggaagaggaggaggtgatgGTGGATTCCAGCGAGAGGTGGTTTGCCCAGGCCAATGGAAGCAATAG GACGAGTGTCAGCACAGGTGCAGTAGCGTCAGAAGCGGCGCAGCTTGGGGAGACGGTATCGCCACAGAAGAACACGAGAGGAGGGGACGAAAACGGAAATGGGGACGGAGGATTTGAAGGCAAGCTGAGGGAGAAAGAGAAAAAGGTCAAGGCGAAGGCAAGAGCAAGCTCTGGTCCTGCTTCAGCGAACAATAATTGCACCAGTGTTAAGGATAGTGATAAGGAAGGGTGCGATGGTGGGGCAGCAGTGGTGAGAGCTGGGCATGGGACAAATGTTAACGGGAAGAGGCGGAGGAGCCCGGCGGTGCTGATGGAGGGATCACGGTGCAGCCGCGTCAATGGAAGGGGGTGGCGGTGCTGCCAGCAGACCCTCGTCGGGTACTCCCTTTGCGAGCACCATCTCGGGAAAGGAAGGCTCAGGAGCATGAGCAGTGTCAGGGGGCAGTTGGGTACCAGCAAGCCCAAATGGAGTATCGATATCAGGAATAGTAGTGTTGTGCCGCTAACTTCACCGCAGAAgctggaggaagaagagagaaagccAAGGAAGCAACCTGCCATTGCTTTCGACACTGGGGTGGACAAcataaaggaagaggaggagaagtcaAGGACGAAAAGGAAGAAGACAGGAATGGTGAAAGCTCGATCGATCAGCAGTTTGCTGGACAACACAAATCATCCTGTGTTGTCGTCGTCACCACCGCAGGCGCCGGAAGTTGCATCGTTGCCACCATGTCATGGCAGTGAGGCCAGAAGCGTGAGTTAA